The Beijerinckiaceae bacterium RH AL1 genome has a segment encoding these proteins:
- the maeB gene encoding putative fused malic enzyme oxidoreductase; putative phosphotransacetylase (ID:RHAL1_02159;~source:Prodigal:2.6) yields the protein MADPITAELATAALAFHRQPRPGKLEIQATKPLATQRDLALAYSPGVAAACLAIAGDPAEADEMTIRQNLVAVLSNGTAVLGLGDIGPLASKPVMEGKAVLFKKFAGIDVFDIEVDAKDPLKLIEVVAALEPTFGGINLEDIKAPECFEVERTLRERMKIPVFHDDQHGTAIIVAAAVTNALTLGGKQLAQAKIVASGAGAAALACLDLLVTLGARHENITVTDIEGVVYAGRTTLMDPRKAIYARDTHARTLGEVIEGADVFLGLSAGGVLKREMLAKMADKPLIMALANPYPEIEPAEAIEARPDAMICTGRSDYPNQVNNVICFPYIFRGALDVSASAINEEMKLAAVHAIASLAQEPPSDVVAKAYGGQSRLYGKDSLIPSPFDPRLILRIAPAVAKAAMDSGVARKPITDFAAYRDRLSRFVFRSGFIMKPLMEAARKDPKRVIYADGEDERVLSAIQTMRDEKIAFPIVIGRPDVIRTRLQRYGLTIKAGEDFEIVDPEDDPRYRDYVTTYVQAAGRSGITPDSARLLVRTNPTIIGAIALRRGDADALICGIIGGFHKRLRSIREIIGLMPNASDFSAMSMLITNKGPLFITDTQVRHDPSAKDIAEMAQMSARHVRRFGIEPKIALVSHSDFGTDDSPAARKMRDALELIRIAAPELEVDGEMQADTALSQVVRDRILPGSTLKGEANILVMPNIDAANIAYQLTKVMADALPVGPILIGAAQPAHILTPAVTARGVLNMTALAVREAQSRAAS from the coding sequence ATGGCCGATCCGATCACCGCCGAGCTCGCCACCGCCGCGCTCGCCTTCCACCGCCAGCCGCGTCCCGGCAAGCTCGAGATCCAGGCGACGAAGCCCCTCGCCACGCAGCGCGATCTCGCCCTCGCCTACTCGCCCGGCGTCGCAGCCGCCTGCCTCGCCATCGCCGGCGACCCTGCCGAGGCGGACGAGATGACGATCCGCCAGAACCTTGTCGCGGTGCTCTCGAACGGCACCGCCGTGCTCGGCCTCGGCGACATCGGCCCGCTGGCCTCGAAGCCGGTGATGGAGGGCAAGGCCGTCCTCTTCAAGAAGTTCGCCGGCATCGACGTCTTCGACATCGAGGTCGACGCCAAGGACCCGCTGAAGCTCATCGAGGTCGTCGCGGCGCTTGAGCCCACCTTCGGCGGCATTAATCTCGAGGACATCAAGGCGCCCGAGTGCTTCGAGGTCGAGCGCACGCTGCGCGAGCGGATGAAGATCCCGGTCTTCCACGACGACCAGCACGGGACGGCCATCATCGTCGCCGCGGCGGTGACGAACGCCCTGACGCTCGGTGGCAAGCAGCTCGCGCAGGCGAAGATCGTCGCCTCAGGCGCCGGCGCCGCTGCACTCGCCTGCCTCGACCTCCTGGTGACGCTCGGCGCACGGCACGAGAACATCACGGTCACCGACATCGAGGGCGTCGTCTACGCCGGCCGCACCACGCTCATGGACCCGCGCAAGGCGATCTACGCCCGCGACACGCACGCCCGCACGCTTGGCGAGGTGATCGAAGGTGCCGACGTCTTCCTCGGCCTGTCGGCCGGCGGCGTCCTGAAGCGCGAGATGCTGGCCAAGATGGCCGACAAGCCGCTGATCATGGCGCTCGCCAACCCCTATCCGGAGATCGAGCCGGCGGAGGCGATCGAGGCGCGCCCCGACGCGATGATCTGCACGGGGCGCTCGGATTACCCGAACCAGGTCAACAACGTCATCTGCTTCCCCTACATCTTCCGCGGCGCTCTCGACGTCTCGGCCTCGGCGATCAACGAGGAGATGAAGCTCGCGGCCGTTCACGCCATCGCCAGCCTCGCGCAGGAGCCGCCGTCCGATGTCGTCGCCAAGGCCTACGGCGGCCAGTCGCGGCTCTACGGCAAGGACAGCCTGATCCCCTCGCCCTTCGACCCGCGGCTCATCCTGCGCATCGCGCCGGCGGTGGCGAAGGCCGCGATGGACTCCGGCGTCGCGCGCAAGCCGATCACCGATTTCGCGGCCTACCGCGACCGTCTCTCGCGCTTCGTCTTCCGCTCGGGCTTCATCATGAAGCCCCTGATGGAGGCGGCGCGGAAGGACCCGAAGCGCGTCATCTACGCCGACGGCGAGGACGAGCGCGTGCTGTCGGCGATCCAGACGATGCGCGACGAGAAGATCGCTTTTCCGATCGTCATCGGCCGCCCCGACGTCATCCGCACGCGCCTGCAGCGCTACGGGCTCACCATCAAGGCCGGCGAGGATTTCGAGATCGTCGATCCTGAGGACGATCCGCGGTACCGCGACTACGTCACGACCTACGTGCAGGCGGCAGGCCGCAGCGGCATCACGCCCGATTCGGCGCGCCTGCTGGTGCGCACCAACCCGACCATCATCGGCGCCATCGCGCTCCGCCGCGGCGATGCCGATGCGCTGATCTGCGGCATCATCGGCGGCTTCCACAAGCGGCTGCGCTCGATCCGCGAGATTATCGGGCTGATGCCGAACGCGTCCGACTTCTCGGCGATGAGCATGCTCATCACCAACAAGGGGCCGCTGTTCATCACCGACACGCAGGTGCGCCACGATCCCTCGGCCAAGGATATCGCCGAGATGGCGCAGATGTCGGCGCGCCACGTGCGCCGCTTCGGAATCGAGCCGAAGATCGCGCTCGTCTCTCACTCCGATTTTGGCACCGACGATTCGCCGGCCGCCCGCAAGATGCGCGATGCGCTCGAGCTGATCCGCATCGCGGCGCCCGAGCTCGAGGTCGACGGCGAGATGCAGGCCGACACCGCCCTCTCCCAGGTCGTGCGCGACCGCATCCTGCCCGGCTCGACGCTGAAGGGCGAGGCGAACATACTTGTCATGCCGAACATCGATGCCGCCAACATCGCCTACCAGCTGACCAAGGTGATGGCCGACGCACTCCCCGTCGGGCCGATCCTCATCGGCGCCGCCCAGCCCGCGCATATCCTCACGCCGGCCGTGACCGCTCGCGGCGTCCTCAACATGACAGCGCTGGCCGTCCGCGAGGCGCAGTCGCGCGCGGCCTCGTAA
- a CDS encoding putative Cellulose biosynthesis protein CelD (ID:RHAL1_02157;~source:Prodigal:2.6) yields the protein MDLVSPGLSALKAARTVPAATRRARVDLTTIRDLAAFEALRDEWIALFETAGLPHQAFQRFEWLVIWARLYTGRQNRLAIVTGRIDGRLVVAWPLVIRRICGLRVLEGMGLPFAQYADAEVALDVDPADVDAAIRYALMLPVDVVALRRVRDDAALAAPLRRRAVRPSNRQEAPIVAFAGTPDAAAFEARFPGKVRSNRRRRRRRLEERGAISFVRHGASPETASLVEMAFAFKREWARRAGVTAPALRDHRFEQTFVDACRAGADAPEMRLSVLRSGDEIAGIEISVGAKGKLCGHILAPNPALADFGVGGVLAEATIVSALEQGWAEIDLLAPADDYKMEWTQTTVGVADYVVARTLGGYAYRQLWLGWGREAAKRLAGRLRPILARRGADAA from the coding sequence ATGGACCTCGTCTCGCCGGGCCTGAGTGCCCTGAAAGCCGCGCGTACAGTGCCTGCTGCGACCCGGCGCGCGCGCGTCGATCTCACGACGATCCGCGACCTCGCGGCCTTCGAAGCCTTGCGGGACGAATGGATCGCCCTGTTCGAGACCGCCGGACTGCCGCACCAAGCCTTCCAGCGGTTCGAATGGCTGGTGATCTGGGCGCGCCTTTACACGGGCCGGCAGAACCGCCTGGCGATCGTTACCGGGCGCATAGACGGCCGCCTCGTCGTCGCGTGGCCGCTTGTGATCCGCCGCATCTGCGGACTGCGCGTGCTGGAGGGCATGGGGCTCCCCTTCGCCCAATACGCCGACGCGGAGGTCGCACTCGACGTCGATCCGGCGGACGTCGACGCGGCGATCCGCTATGCGCTGATGCTGCCGGTCGACGTCGTCGCCTTGCGCCGCGTCCGCGACGACGCGGCGCTTGCCGCGCCGCTGCGTCGTCGCGCCGTGCGTCCGTCGAACCGGCAGGAGGCACCGATCGTCGCGTTCGCCGGGACGCCGGATGCGGCGGCGTTCGAGGCGCGGTTTCCCGGCAAGGTGCGCTCCAACCGTCGGCGGCGGCGCCGCCGGCTCGAGGAGCGCGGCGCGATCTCCTTCGTGCGCCACGGCGCGAGTCCGGAGACTGCGTCGCTGGTCGAGATGGCGTTCGCCTTCAAGCGTGAGTGGGCTCGGCGCGCCGGCGTCACCGCGCCGGCTCTGCGCGATCACCGCTTCGAGCAGACCTTCGTCGACGCCTGTCGAGCGGGAGCCGACGCGCCCGAGATGCGCCTGTCGGTCCTGCGCAGCGGCGACGAGATCGCCGGCATCGAGATCTCGGTGGGCGCGAAGGGAAAGCTTTGCGGCCACATCCTGGCGCCGAACCCCGCGCTTGCGGACTTCGGCGTCGGCGGCGTGCTCGCCGAGGCGACGATCGTCAGCGCCCTCGAGCAGGGCTGGGCCGAGATCGACCTGCTGGCGCCGGCCGACGACTACAAGATGGAATGGACGCAGACGACGGTCGGCGTCGCCGACTATGTCGTCGCGCGCACGCTCGGCGGCTATGCCTATCGCCAGCTATGGCTCGGCTGGGGCCGCGAGGCGGCGAAGCGGCTTGCCGGGCGTCTGCGGCCGATCCTGGCGCGGCGGGGCGCTGACGCGGCCTGA
- a CDS encoding hypothetical protein (ID:RHAL1_02158;~conserved protein of unknown function;~source:Prodigal:2.6) translates to MPQGVVARGAARDALQLSTLSAAEAPSADSASRAIASWVRGFLMRPHPDLGRTGHVCPFTAQAARLSLIRIGASQLTAVDGPAILATMREAMRVFDAMPCSAAARIFRTVIVAFPRCDDAAGIAALHGVQNAMRHHSIVRARMIGLFEPASEAAGLINPAFRPLRAPVPALAIRMLVEQDAPFVLRNPLLAPIYLAKFPIAGTRRLIDAALRRPAAA, encoded by the coding sequence ATGCCGCAGGGTGTCGTCGCCCGCGGCGCTGCGCGGGACGCCCTGCAGCTGTCGACGCTCTCCGCCGCCGAGGCGCCGTCGGCCGATTCGGCGTCGCGCGCCATCGCCAGCTGGGTGCGCGGCTTCCTCATGCGCCCGCATCCCGATCTCGGTCGCACCGGGCACGTCTGCCCCTTCACCGCGCAGGCGGCGCGCCTGTCGCTCATCCGTATCGGCGCCAGCCAGCTGACTGCCGTCGACGGACCGGCGATCCTCGCGACGATGCGCGAGGCGATGCGCGTCTTCGACGCGATGCCGTGCTCGGCGGCCGCGCGAATCTTCCGGACGGTGATCGTCGCCTTCCCGCGCTGTGACGACGCTGCGGGGATCGCGGCGCTGCACGGGGTCCAAAACGCCATGCGCCACCACTCGATCGTGCGGGCGCGGATGATCGGCCTGTTCGAGCCGGCGTCAGAGGCTGCCGGCCTCATCAATCCGGCCTTCCGCCCGCTGCGCGCCCCCGTCCCGGCGCTAGCGATCCGCATGCTGGTCGAGCAGGACGCGCCGTTCGTGCTGCGCAACCCGCTGCTGGCACCGATCTACCTGGCGAAGTTCCCGATCGCCGGTACCCGCCGTCTCATCGACGCCGCGTTGCGGCGACCCGCGGCGGCCTAG